The proteins below come from a single Bacteroidales bacterium WCE2004 genomic window:
- a CDS encoding Uncharacterized N-terminal domain of lipid-A-disaccharide synthase — protein MDSPLWVYLLGLVAMGVYGSRILIQWYLSEKHHRVESPGIYWVLSSLGAVLLYVYGWLRKDLSIIVGESLGYYVYMWNISILGLYKKVPRIVIFLQAIFPLVILALIIQDLPSFVQTFLKNEYVPMGLLLFGIAGQVTYEIRSIYQLVYSYRRHESVLPLGHWVLAVIGSVMIITYGLIRHDWVLAIGQFSIFFSIRNLMICLSSRKVAAPAEQENV, from the coding sequence ATGGACAGTCCGCTCTGGGTATATCTGCTGGGCCTTGTGGCCATGGGCGTCTACGGCAGCCGGATCCTGATCCAGTGGTATCTGTCGGAGAAGCACCACCGCGTGGAGTCGCCGGGCATCTACTGGGTGCTCAGCAGCCTCGGCGCCGTGCTCCTGTATGTGTACGGCTGGCTCCGCAAGGACCTTTCCATCATCGTCGGCGAGAGCCTCGGCTACTATGTGTACATGTGGAATATCAGCATCCTTGGCCTGTACAAGAAGGTTCCGCGCATCGTGATCTTCCTGCAGGCCATCTTCCCGCTGGTCATCCTCGCCCTCATCATCCAGGATCTCCCCTCCTTCGTGCAGACGTTCCTCAAGAACGAATACGTGCCGATGGGCCTGCTCCTTTTCGGCATCGCAGGACAGGTCACCTACGAGATCCGCTCCATCTACCAGCTGGTCTACAGCTATCGCCGGCACGAGTCCGTCCTGCCCCTCGGGCACTGGGTCCTGGCCGTCATCGGCTCGGTGATGATCATCACCTACGGCCTCATCCGGCACGATTGGGTGCTGGCCATCGGCCAGTTCTCCATCTTCTTCTCCATCCGCAACCTGATGATCTGCCTGTCCAGCCGCAAGGTCGCGGCGCCGGCGGAGCAGGAAAACGTATAA
- a CDS encoding LSU ribosomal protein L19P: MDLINLVEQSFSTNKTASYPQFKAGDTITVTYRIKEGDKERLQSFRGVVIQICGATPYTKTFTIRKISNGIGVERIFPYESPAIDKIELNKVGKVRRARIFYLRNLAGKKARIKEAKRVVKETPAE; this comes from the coding sequence ATGGATTTGATTAACTTAGTAGAGCAGTCGTTCTCCACGAACAAAACTGCCTCCTACCCGCAGTTCAAGGCCGGTGACACCATCACGGTGACCTACCGGATCAAGGAAGGCGACAAGGAAAGACTCCAGAGCTTCCGTGGTGTGGTTATCCAGATTTGTGGCGCCACTCCGTACACGAAGACCTTCACCATCCGCAAGATTTCCAACGGTATCGGTGTCGAGCGTATCTTCCCTTACGAGTCTCCGGCAATTGACAAGATTGAACTGAACAAAGTCGGTAAGGTCCGCCGCGCACGTATCTTCTACCTCCGCAACCTGGCTGGTAAGAAGGCTCGCATCAAAGAGGCGAAGCGTGTCGTGAAGGAGACTCCGGCAGAGTAG